From the Manihot esculenta cultivar AM560-2 chromosome 3, M.esculenta_v8, whole genome shotgun sequence genome, one window contains:
- the LOC110610646 gene encoding condensin-2 complex subunit H2, with translation MTTRETPPNNIHTVQAERDLGANWEVDLASKLEDYLLKICSGEITAAEDYNTNASVNFAEAALLLQGSVQVYSRKVEYLYNLVLHALEFISQKRQEQSEGTSVQPDQSGSHAVSDEENDQFWCLDDIPVEARNSLDDSTSKDGPFYHFVKPPANLVVLEGDCLDTSGDAGELESYLLATNDLYRDFILLDPCDSVAVDDFLMGDETGKVPNSIYRGSSTRKSFQSPTRRSGGTARISSLGKNLDENLTKPPMAYCSVGVNDCNVEDANLGFDMEDGYSEPGNLEDSEDDDDNYDPWKPLNPHEPGNLKVKPFRKVKPYRRNGVNSAKQTLMTTLFPLARMHGTINPELTEIWKARHKGYESNSQSPPLYEKLRQSLSDGYNSSNVTFDNAENANEGIEHDDGNSYFEQPDDEMPESMYMNEDLPQNKKFDDSSIQFDANKAFGHEEPSSQTSLEDLCRFHLDALLADIAETEKQTELASRVSSWKQKIEHNLEEQDARLPFDIHAYGERIIDKLSLEVNNDNVMSFVDIVKGQEKHDVARMFSALLQLVNNGDVYLEKSGANGESICYTAVNPFHIRLLNQDKRRKHNQFKLPKKRVKSPMIQGYEKRSRDKFGRLTSPLVNSSSQGESTMLPSQNNCKTSVKLGKVSGVRRTPESKRRRRSRIVEPIDLHSTR, from the exons ATGACTACCAGAGAAACTCCTCCAAACAATATCCACACTGTCCAGGCAGAGAGAGACCTAGGAGCGAACTGGGAGGTAGATCTCGCTTCAAAGCTTGAAGATTACCTGTTGAAGATTTGCTCGGGTGAAATTACGGCCGCCGAAGACTATAACACTAACGCCTCTGTAAATTTTGCTGAAG CTGCTTTGCTGCTTCAAGGTTCTGTTCAGGTGTATAGCAGGAAGGTGGAGTATTTATATAACCTGGTGTTGCATGCTTTGGAATTTATTTCTCAAAAGAG GCAGGAGCAATCAGAGGGCACATCAGTTCAGCCTGACCAAAGTGGTTCCCATGCAGTTTCTGATGAAGAAAATGATCAATTTTGGTGCTTAGATGATATCCCTG TGGAAGCAAGGAATTCCTTAGATGATTCAACTAGTAAAGATGGTCCTTTCTATCACTTTGTGAAACCACCAGCAAACCTTGTTGTCCTTGAAGGTGATTGCTTGGATACCAGCGGTGATGCTGGAGAATTAGAATCATACCTG TTAGCCACCAATGATCTCTATAGGGATTTTATTCTTCTAGACCCATGTGATTCTGTGGCAGTGGATGATTTTTTGATGGGAGATGAAACTGGAAAAGTACCAAATAGTATTTATAGGGGAAGCTCAACTCGCAAGAGCTTTCAGTCCCCCACAAGACGTTCAGGGGGAACTGCACGCATATCATCACTTGGAAAGAACCTGGATGAAAATCTCACAAAACCTCCTATGGCTTATTGCAGTGTTGGAGTGAATGACTGTAATGTGGAGGATGCTAACCTTGGATTTGATATGGAGGATGGATATTCAGAACCTGGGAACTTGGAGGATTCAGAAGATGATGACGACAATTATGATCCATGGAAACCCTTAAATCCCCATGAACCTGGGAACCTAAAAGTCAAACCTTTTAGAAAAG TAAAACCTTACAGAAGGAATGGTGTAAATTCTGCCAAGCAGACCTTGATGACTACTCTCTTTCCCCTTGCAAGGATGCATGGTACCATCAATCCTGAGCTCACAGAAATATGGAAAGCACGGCATAAAGGATATGAAAGCAACTCCCAGTCTCCTCCTTTATATGAAAAG CTAAGGCAATCCCTTAGTGACGGATATAATAGCTCTAATGTGACTTTTGATAATGCTGAGAATGCAAATGAAGGTATTGAACACGATGATGGAAATTCATATTTTGAGCAGCCTGATGATGAGATGCCAGAAAGTATGTATATGAATGAAGATTTACCTCAAAATAAAAAG TTTGATGATAGCTCTATTCAATTTGATGCCAATAAAGCTTTTGGACATGAAGAGCCGAGTTCTCAAACAAGCTTAGAAGATCTTTGTCGCTTTCACCTA GATGCTCTCCTTGCTGATATAGCTGAAACTGAAAAACAGACTGAATTAGCTTCTCGAGTTTCATCCTGGAAACAGAAAATTGAGCACAATTTGGAAGAACAG GACGCACGCCTTCCATTTGATATTCATGCCTATGGTGAAAGAATTATTGACAAGTTATCTCTTGAAGTTAACAATGATAATGTAATGTCCTTCGTTGATATTGTAAAAGGACAAGAAAAACATGATGTGGCTCGAATGTTCTCTGCACTTCTTCAACTG GTGAATAATGGAGACGTTTATTTGGAAAAAAGTGGAGCAAATGGTGAGTCCATTTGTTACACAGCAGTGAATCCTTTTCATATTCGGCTACTCAATCAGGACAAGAGAAGAAAgcataatcaatttaaattaccAAAAAAGAGAGTTAAATCGCCAATGATACAAGGATACGAGAAGCGATCAAGAGATAAGTTTGGCCGACTAACATCCCCACTCGTCAATTCATCATCACAAGGTGAATCAACAATGCTGCCATCACAAAATAACTGCAAAACATCTGTTAAGCTTGGGAAGGTCAGCGGTGTAAGGCGCACTCCTGAGAGTAAGAGGAGACGGAGATCTCGAATTGTTGAACCAATAGACTTGCATTCTACACGGTGA